In Glycine max cultivar Williams 82 chromosome 10, Glycine_max_v4.0, whole genome shotgun sequence, the DNA window TCAACTTAtactaacaataatttttttaaattacactcTATTCTTACCATTTATTTCTatgaaatcaaaatcatatGTGATAcactaaaagaatattttttttaatgaggaGGGATATCTTACactaagaataattttattttagaattatacTTCATTTATTCTTACTTTCTATTTCTGTCaatctaataattataataagttaCCAATTTTATTAGTTAGATTTCAATTAATGATAAGAATAAAGTGTAACTCTATGAGAATTCATCTTGGTATAAGTTATTCCtccttattaaaaaatattattttaatatatcacATGTGATTTCGATTTGTTCAGATTTGagacaattatttatataaacaactatTTCTTATAAgttctttaatatttatattaaatataggataaataatacaaaatctTGGAGAGAGAAGATATTTTCTAGTTAAGCAACTTAAtaatagaaatgaaaaattgatTGGATTTCTTAAAAATGAGATGACATAAAATGgattatttatatgaaaattattgGAGATATTTTTATAGATTATTTATGAGTTTTATATCgtcatttaatcacaaataataatttaaattattttaaaataattattttaaaagtgaataaacttatcatacataatTGATTGTAATTAGATGATtgtataaaactttttataatgCATAACTTTTTTCtgattatttattatgtttaaatAATGGTCATAATTGAATacgagttatttttttttcttttattatttttcacttatttttaatttcctcacactttttcaattatttttctcatttttaattgatGATGTAGTtgcataataattaatattttatattattaattaagtactatataataataataataataactaaattaattaaacgttaacATGTAATCAACAACATGAAGTgagtatataatattatatcaagTATTTGATGACAAAATATTTTCAGGActattttgaatataaaaacttgcaaatcaaatgaaatgtaagaaaatttttattttttacatagttttatttatgtatattaattaaattgactTAATTCTAACATGATAGCTAGGCCAAATGCTATTGCTAAAGCTCTTGCCAGAAACCTCGAGTTTAATTAGTCCGAAATGACCTCACACACATGCATGCTCATATAGTCACTCCCTACTATAATTCAAATCCTCATAATGTGTCCTTCTAGGATCCTTAACCTCAATCTTCCAATGCCCATCAGACAAATTGGCACTTCTTGCTCTTCTTCTCCTTTGCACTATCCTCTCATCCATCTTCTCAGTAAGTCCACAATAGGATTTCAACTCTTTGGGCATGGCATCATAAACCTGCCACCACATGTGGTGAGCCAAGTCACTAGCAAAAACATGAAGTTCATTCATGTCCCAATTACAGTCATAATCTCTATAACACATCCACGGCTTCAAACCCAAGTAATGCATCACATACAAGTCCTCAGGAATCTCCTCCTTCACATCATTCCCTTCTCTCTCTTCAAAACTCTTCAAGTAGTTTACTTTTGTTGGCAACCTGTGCCACCACGTGAACACCTCGTTGACCAAACCTTGGTCACCACCATTGTATGATTTCACCTCCAAACTTTTCTTCATCAAGTCCTCAAACATACACGTGGATGGTTCAATGACCATTAACCCCGACTTGAACAAGGAGAAGTCATTAGGTGAAGCAGATAATTGAGGGTAAGCAAAGAGACCATCAATGCTCTTCAAAACTAGAAGATCAGCATCTAGGAAAATGATTTTGTCATACATGGTGAGTTGCCATATACGTAACCTGCTATAGTTCCACTCGTTGTATGAACCCTTTTGGGCATAGGGGTTTAAGATACGTTTGATGCGTTTGATCTTCCACCCTGCAGCTTTTAGACCCCTTATAGATTTGTAACCAATGGATTCATCAGCAAGGAGGAGTAGGTCTAATTTGgtgtagttgttgttgttgttgttgttgttgttgttgttgtgttgaaGGATGCTTTGTGCTAGAGCTATTGCACCACACACATAAGCTTCTGAAGAGTGGAGAACTGTCACATAGGCTAATTTTGAAATGGTGTAATTGTAATTCAATGTCGCTGGTGATTGTGACATATAGCCCCTCCTAATTTCCTCCTTACCTGCAAATGATAATAACCAAAATACCttaattctttattaattttttggaacCAGAATGATAATAACCAAAATGCCTTAATTCTtcattaattaaacttttattgTTACGAACCATCTACAATACTTCTTCTTTAAGTCAAGCAGAATTCATCGTattaatattcatatataataaaaaaggaacATAGGAAAatggaatcctctacaatatataaggttcttctttatttttttatacttttctcTAGAGTATATGTGGGGAAATgacaagaagaaaatatatatcaattcattttgaaattatgtcttgaaaaaaaaattagttgattaaaatttgaccaaaataaataaattagatatGTTATGTATATAGTTCATTGATTGGAAAGAAAATATACCCGTTTCTGCATAGCCAGGAGCAATCTGGCAGGAACCAACAGGCATAAGCATTTTGTTTCTGAGGCTGAACAAATCAGGCTTGTACACCCAATACTCACCTGGTTGATGCAACAAAAGGTCATCACACTTGAAAATATCCATCATGGGATCACATGACCCAATAAACACAACATATACAGGTTCATAAGCATCCAAATTATTCACCCATCCACTATCCACTGCCAAATTAGCCACCACCAAATTAACTTGCAACTTAAACACATCCCTTTTTCCACATGGAACTGTTGCCACCACCACATTGAGATCTCGGTACTCTTCCCAAGTTGGCATTGGCAAATCAGGGCACTTTGGACCACCCCATTTTTTATCTTCATCAATCCACACAGGGAAAAAGTCTTTCCATTTCAAGCTCTCATCAACATGATCAAAATCAACGGACACTATTTCCACTTGAGGGTGTAGTGCATGTAGCTGCTCATATAGACCACCATCTACTCTTGTATCAACATTAACTAGACCTACATTGATCCTCTTGCTAGCATAGTTTTTCTCTATGACTTCAAACCAAGATGGCTTTCTTTTATCTACCTCAAATTTGTTTGTGACATTGGAGACTCTTTTTGGCTTCATTGAAAGCAGAGAGAGCAAGAGGCCTATGGAGAAGAGTGAGAGAATGAGAAACGCTTTTTGCTTagacaaatgagaagaggaagaagacttGGAAGCCATAATTTCGTTCCAAGTTTTGCATTTGTGGAAGTTCTATAATAaggatatatatttatattcatcagATTCTAAAtccaaattaactaattaagtgTGTGATATGCTTCTcaaataattatgtatatagTTATGGATTTAATTTTCGTGTGtatataaaatagtatttattgaaaaaaaagtttatcttttaaatgaatctctttattttaagaaattaatctcTCATTCGGCTGATagcctgaaaaaaaaaaatctaaatccaACTTTTGTATGACAGTATGTTAGACTTAGAGGTGCTTTCTGTCACGCTCATGATCGACACGTGCacacaatattttattaattaatgaacaaaaaaatcCTTAGGGAATGATTCTATTTTGTTACAGGGTATGGGTAGATTGTTTGAcataactaaaataattgatgtattcttggtaaaataaaaaaaatgtgataagtACTAACCAGTTGTGTGTTAGAGAACCTCAGTAGTATTCCAATTAcagtttttcttctttcattatctttttttttcctttttctatcaCATTACTCATTAAATATCAcattttcacttctttttttttttctttttttctcttccctttctccctctctttttCTACACCCATTTCACACCCAATCATGTGCTATGAGACTATGAGAGAATCATGATccattgataatatattttcttttccgCTACATTTTAAGTAACCATAATTGATTTCATATAAAACATCTTCATCAACTTTAAACagaccatttttaaaaaaataaaagagtcaccaacattgtaaatattttcttttacttttgaaAGAAGGGTAAGGGAGGCTTCTTTTCCTTTGGTTTAGATGATAATTATCTTCTATAggagaaattttttgtttgattcgAAATAATACATGTAAATATTGTGGCTGAAAATTACAGTGCATACAAGTGACGGCAATTGTTTGATAATGCGTAACTATTTCTTAGGGGGACTGGTCTCATATGATGTACCTGCATGATACGCCACAAAATTGCTGATTATAACCTGCTAACTAATTTGTTGCAAAATTAATTCCCTCCTGGACCTGCTGTGCATGTTGTGAACACCAATAATCCAATCTCATGTTAGAAATCCAACTGTAAATATTGACACAGTAAGATGACATGTGATTGACATGAACTAAGGATTTtatgtatgttcttttttatgGACTCCAACCTAGTCATTTATGCCATTATCATAAAACAATTACCATACGATTTAGGGTTAAACAAGGttctcaataaatatttataaaaatatgctacacattaaatagattttttcttataaagtatcaaacagttttaaaattttattaaaaattatagattagTAGTTTTCATATGTACAAAgatatattgaataaaatatctATTAAGAATTATTCTTAAAGtaacttaaaaaatacaattatttttttataatttttttaaaatatatatatatatatatatatatatatatatatatatatatatatattgattttttaaaactcctaatcacacacacacacaattttttataatttaatttaaattaattttaactagtagaaatttaatttaattaacctCCGTAATTCATTCAATTCAgaaatttataatcaaatttatagttagtttataatatatattaacattttcCTCTACACTTCGTTATAATCAAATCATTATTAGActaaatttaataatcattatGTACGATCATTTCACTACAAATTTTACGCACTAAAAGCATTGGCAAAACCTGCGTGTAACTGTTAGTTCGTACCAGATACATTTGacgaaaaataaatcaaacttcAGCCAtaacttcaaattaatttatacagcCTTTGTAAAAATTAACTCGTTTAACTTTTTCACAAGTTGAAATACACAAACTAATTTCACCTTgaataataagtttattttacctCCTTAATTTTTGCCTGAGTGCTCATtaagaaatttatccaaactaTAGTAAATTTTTCTCTCGTACATTTTATTGGAATCAAAACGTGTTGacactaaatttaattatataatgtgTACAATCATTACACTGAATATATGATTTGTGAATATTGTGAGAACCTGCCCATAATTGCTGATTCAAACACacgggaagaaaaaaaaacgacGCTTTTTAAAAGCTGAGAAAACAATTTCTAACCACTTGAACGCCAACTTCGCGCACGGATAAAGGGTCTCAATTGCAATCTTCAATACAGAGCTTGCTTTCATTCTTTCACAGAGTAATTAACTGGACCTGACAGTATATCTCATTATTGTGTATATTACTACCACGAAGCCCCAAACAaacaagaagaaacatatacatatatgatAAGTGTTATGCATaccttatttatatattaaaatcatatattaaaattatgtaataattatttaattttttttattatttcttttgtgtTAAAACAGTAAAAACTTAACATTACTTGTACGAATTGGTATGTTTGCCAAGAGTCAACACTACGGtaatttgaagaagaaaaaaattatgctaaTTCAATTCAACCTcgacaaagaaaaatgaaatagtgattttataaaaatgaaatagcaAACTCTACAACAGATGGCATAAAAAAACCAACTGAATGTTGAACTTGACATATCTAGCCAGGAGCAGGCTGCATTCAGATCAAACTAATGGACATTGATCCATTCACAAAATCTGTCTTTTAACCAGACGCATTCTTCCTTGCAGCATATACCCTATAAGCTGCCAGCCCAACTACGACCACCGCAGCTCCAACTGCAATAGGAAGTAATGAAGTAACATTACACGTTGAAACAAAATTGAGGAAGCATAAAATAGAAAGATGACAGTTTGTTTATTAAATCAAAGCTCCGAATAAAAGCCTATTCTACTTTTTGACAAGTCTATACAATACTCAATGAAACAAGAATGACAAGAACATAAAGTGGCTCTGAAGGCAAGCTTGAAATGTATGGCTTCGGTAACTCCCATTTATTTACTCAATTACTacaatttgattttgatgattcaTTGGCTAAATAATCCCTAAATTCCAAGCAACAATCTACCGAACAAGAAATCACAATAACACGAAACTGAACAGCTcggatgaaaaatgaaaaaaaagaaagaaataatggaaaataataataaacactgTAGATACAAGTGTAATGGAAAAATGACATACCTGAAACAGCCATAAGAGATCGATTAATAAGCCTGTGGTACTGCTTGCGGCTTCTTCCAGCTTCAGTTTCTGGAATGCTTAAATGAGGATGATCAGCAGCCGTTACAATTTTACGAAAAAGACTGTTGAAATCTCCTAACTTCACACTGATGGGTATAGGAGCCTCTACTCCCATATCTTGGCTAACCTACAAAATACATTGACATGTCAAGTGACATTGCAATTTATCCATAACAAATTAGTTGCTTGAAAATTTCTCAGCATCAAGCACACTTGTTACAATTTCATATGCTAAGATAACAGAATAAGATATTTAGTTGATAATCTGTTCAAATACTCGTTGCTATACTTTTCAATAATTCAGTGTGAATAtaagactattttgaatttgctATATATTGCTTTTCAGAGtttgaataaaatcataatttcaaaACGTGCCATATTCACTTTTAATAGTTTCTTATTTAACCATCCAATAATTATGTACAGTATATCACCCTCAATTATGCACACAACAGTGCAaatgaaaattcaataaaaataccCTAGTTGACTCCTGTATAGCCATTGGAAATGAATCCAGATCATCTTTAGCTGCAACTATCAGGCAGGGCACCTCAAAGCCAGTATCTTCTCCATGGCTAGCAATTTCAACCAACAGTTCAGACGATGTTCTCCATGAGGATTCATCAGACCTTAAATGAACATCTTGTCAGCGATTATACAAACAAAATTTTCCAAGCATGTAATGAGTTGTCCAAACCACATGATCATGAAATgatagttaattaaaaatacaattgacGAGTCACCACTTTAATCAGTGACTTTTTAATACATATCATGCAAATATTGAGCATCCTACTTTTATGTTGTTTAAAACTAATGTTTGTAAGTCGCAAATGTTAATTTATAAAGAACCCAGAAATTGCTTCTTTCAGCTGTTTTAGGAAGTTCATCCAATGAACAACAGATTTCTTCTATGTGCTTATGAATTATGATGCTGAAATATAGTAAGTATATaagctaaaaatattttaaacaaattatttaacaGTGAAATTTATCCTCTACTGATGCATATactaaaagaaaacagaaaataaatatgtgGATCATTGGAAACTTAACAAATGCGACCAAAGTATTTTTCATACTATTTCTGTAACAAGGATAATCTATAACTTATATCATATAATGATCTTTAATATCAGTGGTCACCTGTCATGAACAAAAACTGCAATGTCACATGAGGCCAAAGACTCCTTATTGGACAGGAGCTTCCTCACTCCATCTTCAGGAATCTCTCTCAgaacaagatattttttgttttcctgcaaatgatataataaaacacatttagagaagaaacaaaagccaAGACATAAAATGAATACAATCGAAGCAGGGGCTGGTACTGGAACACATGGGAGAGGCTAACTGGTTTTGCACAATAAGTAGTAGCATTTGTCAAATGTCAATCAAGTATCACTTACCATAGAAATATCAACTACATTTACAGCATAATGATCTTCAGTGGTTGGATTGTAACTTTCAGAATATGGCCTGCATTATTGATTCAACAATGATAAGGTATATGGTGTTGGAAGTTATATTAGAAAGAAGCTTCAAGgtaacataaaagaaaaataccttccAATAAAAGAATTCAATAATGCAGATTTTCCAGCCTTCCTAGGCCCAAAAACAAAGCACTGCAAAACATTTCTGTCTGAATGCTGCTTCTTGCGATCCATGCGTCGCCTCCTAGTCACACGAATAGCAGATGATGGATCACCAGGATAACCAATGTATATCAGATTCTCCACACTAAAAGTTGGGTTTAGAAGTGTCATAAGTGCCCACTGTCCAGAGAAAGTAatatatttgttacaataatgacaattcaatgaaaataaaatactatatgCAATTAAAAGGTACACACCAGATATATAGTCATACATACATATTACAGGAATAGATAACATTAATGGAGCACATAAAACTTAAGCAACCTTGATTCTCAATGCATACAAATTAATTGAGTGATAAAACTCCCAAGCAAAGCCCGCAATTCTTCTAAAACTAACATTCAAAAAAATGCAGGGAAGAGAGATAAAGATAAGAGACTTGCGCACCTCTGACAAAAACGCTTCTAGTGATAGTCCTCCAAATGCATTTTTTTCTGCAGCGTCCTCATATGGAATTCCAGTCCAAGGACTGCaattcaaaacaataaaatatcaaataacacTGGCAAGGTTTCTTATGGACATT includes these proteins:
- the LOC100818347 gene encoding putative UDP-glucuronate:xylan alpha-glucuronosyltransferase 4 — translated: MASKSSSSSHLSKQKAFLILSLFSIGLLLSLLSMKPKRVSNVTNKFEVDKRKPSWFEVIEKNYASKRINVGLVNVDTRVDGGLYEQLHALHPQVEIVSVDFDHVDESLKWKDFFPVWIDEDKKWGGPKCPDLPMPTWEEYRDLNVVVATVPCGKRDVFKLQVNLVVANLAVDSGWVNNLDAYEPVYVVFIGSCDPMMDIFKCDDLLLHQPGEYWVYKPDLFSLRNKMLMPVGSCQIAPGYAETGKEEIRRGYMSQSPATLNYNYTISKLAYVTVLHSSEAYVCGAIALAQSILQHNNNNNNNNNNNYTKLDLLLLADESIGYKSIRGLKAAGWKIKRIKRILNPYAQKGSYNEWNYSRLRIWQLTMYDKIIFLDADLLVLKSIDGLFAYPQLSASPNDFSLFKSGLMVIEPSTCMFEDLMKKSLEVKSYNGGDQGLVNEVFTWWHRLPTKVNYLKSFEEREGNDVKEEIPEDLYVMHYLGLKPWMCYRDYDCNWDMNELHVFASDLAHHMWWQVYDAMPKELKSYCGLTEKMDERIVQRRRRARSANLSDGHWKIEVKDPRRTHYEDLNYSRE